The following proteins come from a genomic window of Streptomyces leeuwenhoekii:
- a CDS encoding DciA family protein, producing the protein MSSELSGVDLARQALVAAREAARKNGGARKEKPKRRTGAVVRRDGREPLGLGSAISMMMTERGMVAPAAGGSVLAQFDDILAAAAPELAGHVQAIGFDADTGRLDVAPDAPAYGTKLRWSAPKLVAAANEKVRGANVRTLHVLAPAPVKVGPATAAADPTPPPVPAAPVQRRTPPDGYRRAIEAHRQAVRPSRVDPAIAEAVERQTAAMRELSRRAFPEPDVIPDDAPASIEATRAQRRRQAAATEAAALRRARAERAAGQAGTAVTVPQSAPLGRTG; encoded by the coding sequence GTGAGCAGCGAGCTGAGCGGGGTCGACCTCGCGCGCCAGGCCCTGGTCGCGGCCCGGGAAGCGGCACGGAAGAACGGGGGCGCCCGGAAGGAGAAGCCGAAGCGGCGCACCGGCGCGGTCGTACGCCGCGACGGCCGCGAGCCGCTCGGGCTCGGCAGCGCGATCAGCATGATGATGACCGAGCGCGGCATGGTCGCCCCGGCCGCCGGCGGCAGCGTCCTGGCGCAGTTCGACGACATCCTCGCCGCGGCCGCGCCGGAGCTCGCCGGGCACGTCCAGGCCATCGGCTTCGACGCGGACACCGGCCGCCTGGACGTCGCCCCCGACGCCCCCGCGTACGGCACGAAGCTGCGCTGGAGCGCGCCGAAGCTGGTCGCGGCCGCCAACGAGAAGGTGCGCGGCGCGAACGTCCGCACGCTGCACGTCCTGGCGCCCGCACCCGTGAAGGTCGGCCCCGCCACGGCGGCCGCCGACCCGACTCCGCCGCCCGTGCCCGCCGCGCCGGTGCAGCGACGGACCCCGCCGGACGGCTACCGCCGTGCCATCGAGGCGCACCGCCAGGCCGTGCGACCGTCGAGGGTGGACCCGGCCATCGCGGAAGCGGTGGAGCGGCAGACCGCCGCGATGCGGGAGCTGAGCCGCCGCGCGTTCCCCGAGCCGGACGTGATCCCGGACGACGCGCCGGCCTCGATCGAGGCGACCCGGGCACAGCGCCGCCGCCAGGCCGCGGCCACCGAGGCCGCCGCCCTGCGCCGGGCCCGAGCTGAACGCGCCGCCGGCCAGGCCGGGACGGCGGTCACGGTCCCGCAGTCGGCGCCGCTGGGCAGGACCGGGTGA
- a CDS encoding RNA polymerase sigma factor, producing the protein MTNPEDSDAQHTLPTSFKEELNALEGIDYQMPASLDAFYRMYARPQLRYAATVLGDMRAAKTVVRRLYTHLALNWSAALLEEGGPEAYAWRMLKMRVEIHMRMAVTPTADGRSTASAANARTTAAHEAARATLEAMRKHLAALESPIGLYTAIAELPERQFDVMILQYALGYPSNQVAHIMGINAGTVRTHRRQARKRIATKLGIDLGDDEEKE; encoded by the coding sequence ATGACCAACCCCGAGGACAGCGATGCCCAGCACACCCTTCCCACCTCCTTCAAGGAGGAGCTGAACGCCCTGGAGGGGATCGACTACCAGATGCCGGCGTCCCTGGACGCCTTCTACCGGATGTACGCCCGCCCGCAACTGCGCTACGCAGCTACCGTGCTGGGCGACATGAGGGCCGCCAAGACCGTCGTACGGCGCCTGTACACCCACCTCGCCCTGAACTGGTCCGCAGCCCTGCTGGAGGAGGGCGGGCCGGAGGCATACGCGTGGCGGATGCTGAAGATGCGCGTCGAGATCCACATGCGCATGGCTGTCACGCCCACCGCAGACGGCCGCAGCACGGCATCCGCGGCGAACGCGCGAACCACCGCCGCCCACGAGGCCGCGCGTGCCACGCTGGAGGCCATGCGCAAGCATCTGGCGGCCCTGGAGTCCCCAATCGGCCTCTACACCGCCATAGCCGAGCTGCCGGAGCGCCAGTTCGACGTGATGATCCTGCAGTACGCCCTGGGCTATCCCTCCAACCAGGTCGCCCACATCATGGGCATCAACGCGGGCACCGTCCGGACGCACCGCCGCCAGGCCCGCAAACGGATCGCCACCAAGCTCGGCATCGACCTGGGTGACGACGAGGAGAAGGAGTAA
- a CDS encoding HNH endonuclease family protein produces the protein MRILSTLAAVGAALATLISPAHAAAPGTTSTLPVRSLLDALPVKDETRSGYERDAFKHWVDADADGCSTRNEVLLEEAVNAPQRSGRCTLTGGTWYSPYDDTYVDGARGLDIDHLVPLAEAWDSGAGAWTAKEREAYANDLDDSRALIAVTARSNRSKADQDPATWQPPAEAYRCQYFTDWVTIKTRWKLSIDQAEQQALNQLAQDCPNAPVTFQPAR, from the coding sequence GTGCGTATCCTCTCCACCCTGGCCGCCGTCGGCGCAGCCCTGGCTACGCTGATCAGCCCCGCTCACGCCGCCGCTCCCGGCACCACCAGCACCCTGCCGGTCCGCTCCCTCCTCGACGCCCTGCCCGTCAAGGACGAGACCCGCTCCGGTTATGAGCGGGATGCGTTCAAGCACTGGGTCGACGCCGACGCGGACGGCTGCTCGACCCGTAACGAGGTCCTCCTCGAGGAGGCGGTCAACGCGCCCCAGCGGTCCGGCCGCTGCACGCTGACCGGCGGCACCTGGTACAGCCCCTACGACGACACCTACGTCGACGGCGCCCGCGGACTCGACATCGACCACCTGGTCCCCCTCGCCGAAGCCTGGGACTCCGGAGCAGGCGCATGGACGGCGAAGGAGCGCGAGGCCTACGCCAACGACCTCGATGACAGCCGCGCCCTCATCGCCGTCACCGCCCGCAGTAACCGGTCCAAAGCCGACCAGGACCCCGCCACCTGGCAGCCCCCCGCCGAGGCCTACCGCTGCCAGTACTTCACCGACTGGGTGACGATCAAGACACGGTGGAAGCTCTCCATCGACCAAGCGGAACAGCAGGCTCTCAACCAACTCGCCCAGGACTGCCCGAACGCGCCCGTCACCTTCCAACCCGCACGATGA